GGAAGGTCATCTTCGACTACTCGTCGCTGTACTGCGACACGCCCGAGAAGGTCTTGAAGAGCGTCCTCTTCCGGGACGTGCTGGAGCGCTTCGTGCGGAGGCTGGCCTCCCGCGGAAGCTCCCTCTACGCCTTCCTCATGGAGGCCCTTCCGGAGACGGACCGCGGGGAGGTGGTCCTTCGCCTCACCGGCCTCTTCCGGCTCCTCTTGAGCCACAGCGCCGAGGAAGTGGCTGCCATGAACCGCGCCTGCGCCCCGCTTTTGGCCGACAGGGAGAAGCTCCTGGAGTTCAACGAGGAGCTGTACAACTTCTGGCGGCGCTTCGAGAGGTTCATCTACCTGGAGGCCCCCCGGCGCTCGCGCTACGCCAAGAGCAGCCTGCACCACGCCCGGTTCATAAAGTCCAACGAGGAGTTCAAGGACCTGGTCCTGTACGTCTACCGGCGCGTGGCGGAGAACATCACGGGCGAGAACCCCCGGGTCTACCGCCAGCTTCCGGCGGGGGCCAACATGGGCATGCTCCTGGAGCGGGTGCACTGGGACTGCCCCGGCCTGTACGAGAGCCTGCGGGACGTGCCCTTCATCCGCCTGACCCTCCTGGAGCCCCCCGTCATCCTGTACCCCGAGATGAACAAGAGAAAGGGGCGGTTCGAGGAGACGGGGGAGCTGCGCAAGGAATGGCTCTCCCTCACCCCCGGCGAGTGGTACTGTTTTCCGGCCAGGGTGGGGGACCTCACCGCATTCATCTACTTTCACCAGGACTTCGTCTCCCTGGGGCTCAGCCTGAGCAACCTCTTCGAGATAGCCGATTACGAGGACATCGACGGACGGCGCCCGGACATCCTGCTGGCCTTCGGCCTCCAGAGCGAGGACATACCGGGGGAGACGGTCTTTTTCGAGGACCGGAGCGCCGACATGCTGGTGGGCCTGGTGCGCCACTCGCCGGAAGTGGACTACTTCGGCTATTTCAAGAAGATGACCCTCACCCTCCATAACGTGGCCATGCTCAAGCGGGGCCGCCTTCCCGTGCACGGGGCCATGGTGTATCTGAGGCTCAAGGAGGGCGGGGAGGCCACCGTGGTCGTCATCGGCGACAGCGGCGCGGGGAAGTCCGAGACCATCGAGGCCCTGCGCACCCTGGCCGGCGAGCACATCTGCGAGATGCGCATCATCTTCGACGACATGGGCTCCCTGGCCCTGGACCCCCGGGGAAGGCCCCTGGGCTACGGCACCGAGACGGGCGCCTTCGTCCGCCTGGACGACCTTCAGCCGGGCTATGCCTATGAGGAAATCGACCGGAGCGTCTTCATGAACCCCGACAAGGCCAACGCCCGCCTCATCATCCCCATCACCCGCTACCACCACGTGGTCAAGGGCTACCCGGTGGACATGGTCCTGTACGCCAACAACTTCGAGCAGCTCTCCCCCGAGATGCCCGCCGTGCAGATGTTCGGAAGCGCGGAGGAGGCCCTGGCCGTCTTCGCCAGCGGGGCGCGCCTGGCCAAGGGCACCACCGACGAGAAGGGACTCGTGCATACCTATTTCGCCAACCCCTTCGGGGCGCCCCAGCGGCGGCGGGAGCACGAGGAGAGAGCCCGCGAGATGTTCACGGCCTTCTTTGAGAAGGGCGTGAAGGTCGGCCAGCTCCGCACCCGCCTGGGCATAGAGGGCTTCGAGCAGAAGGGGCCGGAGGAGGCTGCCCTGGCCCTCTTCGAGGTCATAAAGAAGAAGTAGCTCCCCGGGTTTCTCCCTGTCGCCGGCGGCGCCTTCGCCTTCGATGCCTCCCTCAAGAAAAGCGCGCCGGAGGCTCTCCTTTTGCCGTCTCCTGCGCGGGGCTCCGATTGACGGCCCCCCGGCGGCTCTCCTACAATGGGGATAACCCGGGAGGACGGAAGAAAGGTGATTCCGCACGGCAGAAGAAGAGTGGTCATCGAGGCCGTAAAGCCCGAGATAGACGGCGGCCTTTCCGCCATCAAGCGCGTGGTGGGCGAGAGGGTG
This sequence is a window from Nitrospirota bacterium. Protein-coding genes within it:
- a CDS encoding phosphoenolpyruvate carboxykinase, which gives rise to MKEQTAPYVITRGKVIFDYSSLYCDTPEKVLKSVLFRDVLERFVRRLASRGSSLYAFLMEALPETDRGEVVLRLTGLFRLLLSHSAEEVAAMNRACAPLLADREKLLEFNEELYNFWRRFERFIYLEAPRRSRYAKSSLHHARFIKSNEEFKDLVLYVYRRVAENITGENPRVYRQLPAGANMGMLLERVHWDCPGLYESLRDVPFIRLTLLEPPVILYPEMNKRKGRFEETGELRKEWLSLTPGEWYCFPARVGDLTAFIYFHQDFVSLGLSLSNLFEIADYEDIDGRRPDILLAFGLQSEDIPGETVFFEDRSADMLVGLVRHSPEVDYFGYFKKMTLTLHNVAMLKRGRLPVHGAMVYLRLKEGGEATVVVIGDSGAGKSETIEALRTLAGEHICEMRIIFDDMGSLALDPRGRPLGYGTETGAFVRLDDLQPGYAYEEIDRSVFMNPDKANARLIIPITRYHHVVKGYPVDMVLYANNFEQLSPEMPAVQMFGSAEEALAVFASGARLAKGTTDEKGLVHTYFANPFGAPQRRREHEERAREMFTAFFEKGVKVGQLRTRLGIEGFEQKGPEEAALALFEVIKKK